The Streptomyces sp. NBC_01275 genome has a segment encoding these proteins:
- a CDS encoding MerR family transcriptional regulator, producing MRLAELSERSGVSTATIKYYLREGLLPSGRQINATTAEYDEEHLRRLRLVRAMIQVGRVPVATVRKVLGHVDDDSLGRTIRLGAALWALPQVPEPDAEDEHVGAAHVEADELLRSLGWSNARLLTTISPAYRSLVVAVAALRRLGYDWDPELLASYARLMHRAAVLDLDFVEAQASEAERIETAVLAAILVEPMLQALHRLAQEEESARRYGFE from the coding sequence ATGCGGCTGGCCGAACTGAGCGAGCGCAGTGGGGTGTCCACCGCGACGATCAAGTACTACCTGCGTGAAGGCCTGTTGCCCTCCGGCCGCCAGATCAACGCGACGACCGCCGAGTACGACGAGGAGCATCTGCGCCGGCTGCGGCTGGTGCGCGCGATGATCCAGGTGGGCCGGGTCCCGGTGGCCACGGTCCGGAAGGTGCTCGGGCACGTCGACGACGACTCGCTGGGCCGCACGATCCGGCTGGGCGCGGCCCTGTGGGCGCTGCCCCAGGTCCCCGAGCCGGACGCGGAGGACGAGCACGTGGGCGCGGCCCATGTCGAGGCGGACGAACTGCTGCGGTCCCTGGGCTGGTCGAACGCCCGACTGCTGACGACCATCTCCCCCGCCTACCGCTCCCTGGTGGTGGCGGTGGCCGCGCTGCGCCGCCTCGGCTACGACTGGGACCCCGAACTGCTCGCCTCCTACGCGCGGTTGATGCACCGGGCGGCCGTCCTCGACCTGGACTTCGTGGAGGCGCAGGCGTCGGAGGCGGAGCGGATCGAGACGGCGGTGCTGGCCGCGATCCTGGTGGAGCCGATGCTCCAGGCGCTGCACCGGCTGGCCCAGGAGGAGGAGTCGGCGCGCCGCTACGGCTTCGAGTGA
- the leuD gene encoding 3-isopropylmalate dehydratase small subunit — protein MEAFTTHTGRAVPLRRSNVDTDQIIPAHWLKKVTRDGFEDGLFEAWRKDGSFILNRPERQGATVLVAGPDFGTGSSREHAVWALQNYGFKTVISSRFADIFRGNSLKNGLLTVVIEQKIVDALWELTEQDPQAEITVDLRAREVRAEGITASFELDENSRWRLLNGLDDISITLQNEGDISAYEAKRPSHKPRTVQV, from the coding sequence ATGGAAGCATTCACCACGCACACCGGCCGGGCCGTCCCGCTGCGCCGCTCCAACGTCGACACCGACCAGATCATCCCTGCTCACTGGCTCAAGAAGGTCACGCGGGACGGGTTCGAGGACGGGCTGTTCGAGGCCTGGCGCAAGGACGGGTCCTTCATCCTCAACCGCCCCGAGCGGCAGGGCGCGACCGTTCTGGTCGCCGGCCCCGACTTCGGCACCGGCTCCTCGCGCGAGCACGCCGTCTGGGCACTGCAGAACTACGGCTTCAAGACGGTCATCTCGTCCCGTTTCGCCGACATCTTCCGTGGTAACTCGCTGAAGAACGGCCTGCTCACGGTGGTGATCGAGCAGAAGATCGTGGACGCGCTGTGGGAGCTCACGGAGCAGGACCCGCAGGCCGAGATCACGGTCGACCTCCGGGCCCGCGAAGTGCGTGCCGAGGGCATCACCGCCTCCTTCGAGCTGGACGAGAACTCCCGCTGGCGGCTGCTGAACGGGCTGGACGACATCTCCATCACCCTCCAGAACGAGGGCGACATCTCCGCGTACGAGGCCAAGCGCCCCTCGCACAAGCCGCGCACCGTCCAGGTCTGA
- a CDS encoding fumarylacetoacetate hydrolase family protein gives MRIARFSIDGNVAFGAVEGDKPDELVLDIIKGIPFADHQLSGTKVPLSKVRLLPPVLPNKVVAFGRNYAEHARELGNEVPDAPFAFFKPSTSVIGSGDAIQYPPFSEELHHEAELAVVIGRMCREVPRERVADVIFGYTCANDVTARDVQRREKQWARAKGFDTSCPLGPWVETDLDLATASDLTIQLTVNGEQRQLGRTSEMIHSIEDLIVNITEAMTLLPGDVILTGTPAGVGPLAVGDEVAVTIEGIGTLTNKVVKRG, from the coding sequence GTGCGCATCGCCAGGTTCTCCATCGACGGGAACGTCGCCTTCGGCGCGGTCGAGGGCGACAAGCCGGACGAGCTCGTCCTCGACATCATCAAGGGCATCCCGTTCGCGGACCACCAGCTCTCCGGTACGAAGGTGCCGCTGAGCAAGGTCCGACTGCTCCCGCCCGTGCTGCCCAACAAGGTCGTGGCCTTCGGCCGCAACTACGCCGAGCACGCGCGTGAACTGGGCAACGAGGTGCCGGACGCGCCGTTCGCCTTCTTCAAGCCCTCCACCTCCGTGATCGGCTCCGGCGACGCCATCCAGTACCCGCCCTTCTCCGAGGAGCTCCACCACGAGGCCGAGCTCGCCGTGGTCATCGGCCGCATGTGCCGTGAGGTCCCGCGCGAACGCGTGGCGGACGTCATCTTCGGCTACACCTGCGCCAACGACGTCACCGCGCGGGACGTGCAGCGGCGCGAGAAGCAGTGGGCGCGGGCCAAGGGCTTCGACACGTCCTGCCCGCTCGGCCCCTGGGTGGAGACGGACCTGGACCTCGCCACCGCGTCCGACCTGACGATCCAGCTCACGGTCAACGGCGAACAACGCCAGCTGGGCCGGACCAGCGAGATGATCCACTCCATCGAGGATCTGATCGTCAACATCACCGAGGCCATGACGCTGCTCCCCGGCGACGTGATCCTCACGGGCACCCCGGCAGGGGTCGGCCCCCTGGCTGTCGGCGACGAGGTCGCCGTCACCATCGAAGGCATCGGCACTCTCACCAACAAGGTTGTCAAGCGTGGCTAG
- a CDS encoding NAD(P)H-dependent glycerol-3-phosphate dehydrogenase encodes MSESVKAAVFGTGSWGTAFGMVLADAGCEVTLWARRAELADVVNSTRTNPDYLPGVELPENLRATADPAEAARDADFTVLAIPSQTLRANLADWTPLLAPDTVLVSLMKGVELGTTMRMSEVIEDVAKVGRDRIAVVTGPNLAKEIASRMPAAAVVACTDEAVARKLQAASHTPYFRPYTNTDVVGCELGGAVKNVIGLAVGIVDGMGLGDNAKGSLITRGLAETTRLGLAMGADPLTFSGLAGLGDLVATCSSPLSRNHTFGTNLGKGMTLQETIAVTRQTAEGVKSCESVLDLARRHGVDMPITETVVGIVHEGKPPVVALKELMSRSAKPERR; translated from the coding sequence GTGAGCGAGTCCGTCAAGGCGGCCGTCTTCGGCACCGGATCGTGGGGGACCGCCTTCGGCATGGTCCTCGCCGACGCGGGCTGCGAGGTGACGCTCTGGGCGCGCCGCGCCGAGCTCGCCGACGTGGTCAACTCCACCCGCACCAACCCCGACTACCTCCCCGGGGTCGAACTCCCCGAGAACCTGCGGGCCACCGCCGACCCCGCCGAGGCGGCCCGGGACGCCGACTTCACCGTCCTCGCGATCCCCTCGCAGACCCTGCGCGCCAACCTCGCCGACTGGACGCCGCTGCTCGCCCCGGACACCGTCCTGGTGTCGCTGATGAAGGGCGTCGAACTCGGTACGACCATGCGGATGAGCGAGGTGATCGAGGACGTCGCCAAGGTGGGCCGCGACCGGATCGCCGTGGTCACCGGGCCCAACCTCGCCAAGGAGATCGCCTCCCGCATGCCGGCCGCCGCCGTGGTCGCCTGCACCGACGAGGCCGTCGCCCGAAAGCTCCAGGCCGCCTCCCACACGCCGTACTTCCGCCCCTACACCAACACGGACGTGGTGGGCTGCGAACTGGGCGGCGCCGTGAAGAACGTCATCGGACTGGCGGTCGGCATCGTGGACGGCATGGGCCTGGGCGACAACGCCAAGGGATCGCTGATCACCCGCGGTCTCGCCGAGACCACCCGCCTCGGCCTGGCGATGGGCGCGGACCCGCTCACCTTCTCCGGACTCGCGGGCCTGGGCGACCTGGTGGCGACCTGCTCCTCGCCGCTCTCGCGCAACCACACCTTCGGCACCAACCTCGGCAAGGGCATGACCCTGCAGGAGACCATCGCGGTCACCCGGCAGACCGCCGAGGGCGTCAAGTCCTGTGAGTCGGTGCTGGATCTGGCCCGGCGGCACGGCGTCGACATGCCCATCACCGAGACGGTCGTCGGCATCGTGCACGAGGGCAAGCCTCCGGTGGTCGCCCTGAAGGAGCTGATGTCGCGCAGCGCGAAGCCCGAGCGACGCTGA
- the ndgR gene encoding IclR family transcriptional regulator NdgR — translation MDNSSGVGVLDKAALVLSALESGPATLAGLVAATGLARPTAHRLAVALEHHRMVARDMQGRFILGPRLAELAAAAGEDRLLATAGPVLTHLRDITGESAQLYRRQGDMRICVAAAERLSGLRDTVPVGSTLTMKAGSSAQILMAWEEPERLHRGLQGARFTATALSGVRRRGWAQSIGEREPGVASVSAPVRGPSNRVVAAVSVSGPIERLTRHPGRMHAQAVIDAAGRLSEALRRTG, via the coding sequence ATGGACAACAGTAGCGGCGTCGGCGTCCTGGACAAGGCAGCCCTTGTCCTGAGCGCCCTGGAGTCCGGTCCGGCCACCCTCGCAGGCTTGGTCGCTGCCACCGGACTCGCACGACCCACGGCCCACCGGCTGGCCGTGGCTTTGGAACACCACCGTATGGTGGCGCGCGACATGCAGGGCCGTTTCATCCTCGGTCCCCGACTGGCCGAGCTGGCCGCGGCCGCCGGCGAGGACCGTCTCCTCGCCACCGCGGGCCCGGTGCTCACGCATCTGCGCGACATCACCGGCGAGAGCGCACAGCTCTACCGCCGCCAGGGCGACATGCGCATCTGCGTCGCCGCGGCGGAACGCCTGTCCGGCCTTCGGGACACCGTCCCGGTCGGCTCGACGCTCACCATGAAGGCCGGCTCCTCGGCCCAGATCCTGATGGCCTGGGAGGAGCCGGAGCGCCTGCACCGGGGCCTGCAGGGCGCCCGCTTCACCGCGACGGCCCTCTCGGGCGTACGACGCCGTGGCTGGGCCCAGTCCATCGGCGAACGCGAGCCGGGCGTCGCGTCCGTCTCCGCGCCCGTCCGCGGCCCCTCCAACCGCGTGGTGGCCGCCGTCTCGGTCTCCGGCCCCATCGAGCGCCTGACCCGCCACCCGGGCCGCATGCACGCCCAGGCGGTCATCGACGCGGCGGGCCGCCTGTCGGAGGCTTTGCGCAGGACGGGCTGA
- the cofC gene encoding 2-phospho-L-lactate guanylyltransferase: MQWTLVIPLKPLALAKSRLADTAADALRPGLALAFAEDTVTAALSCPAVRDVAVVTDDVLAKAALAALGARIVPDEPRTGLNAALAHGATAVRSLRPDSPLAALNADLPALRPLELARVLDAAAEFPRAFLPDAAAIGTTLLAVTPGRELLPAFGTDSRARHRASGAVELRLDAVDSVRQDVDTGEDLRAALALGVGPRTAAAAARLLIPGQ, encoded by the coding sequence GTGCAGTGGACCCTGGTCATACCTCTGAAGCCCTTGGCGCTGGCCAAGAGCAGGCTCGCGGACACCGCCGCCGACGCGCTGCGCCCCGGCCTCGCCCTGGCCTTCGCCGAGGACACGGTGACGGCCGCCCTGAGCTGCCCCGCCGTACGGGATGTGGCGGTCGTCACGGACGACGTGCTGGCCAAAGCCGCCCTGGCGGCCCTGGGCGCGCGCATCGTCCCCGACGAGCCGCGCACCGGACTGAACGCCGCCCTCGCCCACGGAGCGACCGCGGTGCGTTCGCTGCGCCCCGATTCCCCGCTCGCCGCCCTGAACGCCGATCTCCCTGCTCTTCGCCCACTCGAATTGGCCCGGGTCCTCGACGCGGCGGCGGAATTCCCCCGCGCTTTTCTTCCGGATGCCGCCGCAATCGGCACGACGCTTCTCGCCGTGACCCCCGGCCGCGAATTGCTCCCCGCATTCGGCACGGATTCCCGCGCCCGCCACCGCGCCTCCGGAGCCGTGGAACTCCGTCTAGACGCGGTCGATTCCGTACGGCAGGACGTGGACACCGGAGAGGATCTGCGGGCGGCGCTCGCCCTGGGGGTGGGTCCCCGAACGGCCGCGGCGGCCGCGCGTCTGCTGATCCCCGGGCAGTAG
- a CDS encoding HAD family hydrolase, translating into MSILAVVWDVDDTLFDYTTADREGMRSYLAAEGLLEGYGTAEQALALWREVTDQQWARFSAGGITFEDQRRDRVRVFLGRPELTDAEADDWFRRYLGHYEAAWSLFPDVLPVLDALAASHRHAVLSNSSIHVQDRKLRVLGVHDRFETILCAAELGVAKPEAGAFLAACDALELDPHQVAYVGDHPEIDGRGAADAGLLSVWIDRYGGAATVELPSGRHRIASLAELPAILGADTRFGAQSTFG; encoded by the coding sequence ATGAGCATCCTCGCCGTGGTCTGGGACGTGGACGACACCCTCTTCGACTACACGACCGCCGATCGCGAAGGCATGCGGTCGTATCTGGCGGCCGAGGGGCTGCTGGAGGGGTACGGGACCGCGGAGCAGGCGCTCGCGTTGTGGCGGGAGGTCACCGACCAGCAGTGGGCGCGGTTCTCGGCGGGCGGGATCACCTTCGAGGACCAGCGCCGGGACCGCGTACGGGTGTTCCTGGGCCGCCCGGAGCTGACCGACGCGGAGGCCGACGACTGGTTCCGGCGCTACCTCGGTCACTACGAGGCCGCCTGGTCCCTCTTCCCCGACGTCCTGCCCGTCCTGGACGCCCTCGCCGCCAGCCACCGGCACGCGGTGCTCTCCAACTCCAGCATCCACGTCCAGGACCGCAAGCTGCGCGTCCTCGGCGTCCACGACCGCTTCGAGACCATCCTGTGCGCGGCGGAACTCGGCGTCGCCAAGCCGGAGGCCGGCGCCTTCCTCGCGGCCTGCGACGCCCTGGAGCTGGACCCGCACCAAGTGGCGTACGTCGGCGACCACCCGGAGATCGACGGACGGGGCGCGGCGGACGCCGGACTGCTCTCGGTGTGGATCGACCGCTACGGCGGCGCGGCGACCGTCGAGCTCCCCTCCGGGCGGCACCGGATCGCCAGCCTCGCCGAACTCCCCGCGATCCTCGGCGCGGATACCCGTTTTGGAGCGCAGTCCACCTTCGGGTAA
- the gltX gene encoding glutamate--tRNA ligase has translation MASAPGSPVRVRFCPSPTGNPHVGLVRTALFNWAFAKHHQGTLVFRIEDTDAARDSEESYDQLLDAMRWLGFDWDEGPEVGGPHAPYRQSQRMDLYKDVAEKLLDAGHAYRCYCSQEELDSRREAARAAGKPSGYDGHCRDLSAAQVEEYRAQGRAPIVRFRMPDETITFTDLVRGELTFTPENVPDYGIVRANGAPLYTLVNPVDDALMEITHVLRGEDLLSSTPRQVALYKALAELGIAKHTPQFGHLPYVMGEGNKKLSKRDPESSLNLYRERGFLPEGLLNYLSLLGWSLSADRDIFAMDEMVAAFDVADVNPNPARFDLKKCEAINADHIRLLDVKDFTERCAPWLKAPFAPWDPEDFDDAKWQAVAPHAQTRLKVLSEITDNVDFLFLAEPVFDEASWTKAMKEGSDALLTTAREKLDAADWTSAESLKEAVLAAGETHGLKLGKAQAPVRVAVTGRTVGLPLFESLEILGKEKTLARIDAALARLAA, from the coding sequence GTGGCTAGCGCACCCGGCTCCCCCGTACGCGTCCGATTCTGTCCCTCGCCCACCGGTAACCCCCACGTGGGCCTGGTCCGCACCGCCCTGTTCAACTGGGCGTTCGCCAAGCACCACCAGGGCACGCTGGTCTTCCGCATCGAGGACACCGACGCGGCCCGCGACTCCGAGGAGTCCTACGACCAGCTGCTGGACGCGATGCGCTGGCTGGGCTTCGACTGGGACGAGGGCCCCGAGGTCGGCGGCCCGCACGCGCCGTACCGCCAGTCGCAGCGCATGGACCTCTACAAGGACGTCGCCGAGAAGCTCCTCGACGCCGGCCACGCCTACCGCTGCTACTGCTCCCAGGAGGAGCTGGACAGCCGTCGCGAGGCCGCCCGCGCCGCCGGCAAGCCCTCCGGCTACGACGGCCACTGCCGCGACCTGAGCGCCGCGCAGGTCGAGGAGTACCGGGCCCAGGGCCGCGCCCCGATCGTCCGCTTCCGCATGCCCGACGAGACGATCACCTTCACGGACCTGGTCCGCGGCGAGCTGACGTTCACCCCGGAGAACGTGCCGGACTACGGGATCGTACGAGCGAACGGCGCTCCGCTGTACACGCTCGTCAACCCGGTCGACGACGCGCTGATGGAGATCACGCACGTGCTGCGCGGCGAGGACCTGCTGTCCTCCACCCCGCGCCAGGTCGCCCTGTACAAGGCGCTGGCCGAGCTGGGCATCGCCAAGCACACCCCGCAGTTCGGTCATCTGCCGTACGTGATGGGCGAGGGCAACAAGAAGCTCTCCAAGCGGGACCCCGAGTCCTCCCTCAACCTCTACCGGGAGCGCGGCTTCCTGCCCGAGGGCCTGCTCAACTACCTCTCCCTGCTCGGCTGGTCGCTCTCGGCCGACCGGGACATCTTCGCCATGGACGAGATGGTCGCGGCCTTCGACGTCGCGGACGTCAACCCCAACCCGGCGCGCTTCGACCTGAAGAAGTGCGAGGCGATCAACGCCGACCACATCCGGCTGCTGGACGTGAAGGACTTCACGGAGCGCTGCGCGCCCTGGCTGAAGGCCCCCTTCGCGCCCTGGGACCCGGAGGACTTCGACGACGCCAAGTGGCAGGCGGTCGCCCCGCACGCCCAGACCCGCCTCAAGGTCCTCTCGGAGATCACCGACAACGTCGACTTCCTCTTCCTCGCGGAGCCGGTCTTCGACGAGGCGAGCTGGACGAAGGCCATGAAGGAGGGCAGCGACGCCCTGCTGACCACGGCCCGCGAGAAGCTGGACGCGGCCGACTGGACCTCCGCGGAGTCCCTGAAGGAGGCCGTCCTGGCCGCCGGCGAGACCCATGGCCTCAAGCTCGGCAAGGCCCAGGCCCCCGTCCGCGTGGCCGTCACCGGCCGCACGGTCGGCCTGCCCCTCTTCGAGTCCCTGGAGATCCTGGGCAAGGAGAAGACGCTGGCCCGGATCGACGCGGCGCTGGCACGGCTGGCGGCGTAA
- a CDS encoding 1-acyl-sn-glycerol-3-phosphate acyltransferase: MPRRRIGFWYRFAAVLCKPWLVVLIKRDWHGMEYIPADGGFITAVNHNSHIDPFAYAHFQYNSGRVPRFLAKSGLFKEGFVGAAMRGTGQIPVYRESTDALSAFRAAIDAVERGECVAFYPEGTLTRDPDGWPMTAKTGAARVALQTKCPVIPVAQWGANELLPPYAKKPNLLPRKTHHVLAGPPVDLARFYDREMSPELLKEATEAIMAAVTRQLEEIRGEKAPDTPYDPRRERIEQRRRTQAETSVESGAETSVETGVEISHEHEGENSK; encoded by the coding sequence GTGCCCCGCCGCAGAATCGGCTTCTGGTACCGCTTCGCAGCGGTCCTCTGCAAACCCTGGCTGGTGGTTCTGATCAAGCGGGACTGGCATGGAATGGAGTACATTCCGGCCGACGGCGGATTTATCACCGCGGTGAACCACAATTCGCACATCGATCCCTTCGCGTACGCGCACTTCCAGTACAACAGCGGACGGGTCCCGCGATTCCTCGCGAAGAGCGGGCTTTTCAAGGAGGGATTCGTCGGCGCCGCGATGCGCGGCACCGGACAGATCCCCGTCTACCGCGAGTCCACGGACGCGCTGAGCGCCTTCCGCGCCGCGATCGACGCCGTGGAGCGCGGCGAGTGCGTCGCGTTCTACCCCGAGGGCACCCTGACCCGCGACCCCGACGGCTGGCCGATGACCGCCAAGACCGGCGCCGCGCGCGTCGCCCTGCAGACCAAGTGCCCGGTGATCCCGGTCGCCCAGTGGGGCGCCAACGAACTCCTGCCGCCGTACGCCAAGAAGCCCAACCTCCTTCCGCGCAAGACCCACCACGTGCTCGCGGGGCCGCCTGTGGACCTCGCGCGCTTCTACGACCGGGAGATGAGCCCGGAACTCCTCAAGGAGGCGACCGAGGCCATCATGGCCGCCGTCACCCGCCAGCTGGAGGAGATCCGCGGCGAGAAGGCGCCCGACACGCCCTACGACCCGCGCCGGGAGCGGATCGAACAGCGGCGCCGCACCCAGGCGGAGACGAGCGTGGAGAGCGGCGCGGAGACGAGCGTGGAGACCGGCGTGGAAATCAGTCACGAGCACGAGGGGGAGAACAGCAAGTGA
- the leuC gene encoding 3-isopropylmalate dehydratase large subunit yields MGRTLAEKVWDDHVVRRAEGEPDLLFIDLHLLHEVTSPQAFDGLRQNGRPVRRLDLTIATEDHNTPTLDIDKPIADPVSRAQLETLRKNCAEFGVRLHSLGDVEQGVVHVVGPQLGLTQPGTTVVCGDSHTSTHGAFGALAFGIGTSQVEHVLATQTLPLARPKTMAITVDGELPDGVTAKDLILAIIAKIGTGGGQGYILEYRGSAIEKLSMEARMTICNMSIEAGARAGMIAPDETTFAYLEGRAHAPEGEDWDAAVAYWKTLKTDDDAEFDAEVVIDAAALSPFVTWGTNPGQGSPLSADVPDPASYEDASERLAAEKALEYMGLEAGQALRSIKVDTVFVGSCTNGRIEDLRAAAAIVEGRKVADGVRMLVVPGSARVGLQAVSEGLDLVFKEAGAEWRHAGCSMCLGMNPDQLAPGERSASTSNRNFEGRQGKGGRTHLVSPQVAAATAVLGHLASPADLSDAETRTPAGV; encoded by the coding sequence ATGGGTAGGACACTCGCGGAGAAGGTCTGGGACGACCATGTCGTCCGGCGCGCCGAGGGCGAGCCCGACCTCCTCTTCATCGATCTGCACCTGCTGCACGAGGTGACCAGCCCCCAGGCCTTCGACGGTCTGCGTCAGAACGGCCGCCCGGTGCGCCGTCTCGACCTCACCATCGCCACCGAGGACCACAACACCCCGACCCTCGACATCGACAAGCCGATCGCCGATCCCGTCTCCCGCGCCCAGCTGGAGACGCTGCGCAAGAACTGCGCCGAGTTCGGGGTGCGTCTGCACTCGCTCGGCGACGTCGAGCAGGGTGTCGTGCACGTCGTCGGCCCGCAGCTGGGCCTGACCCAGCCCGGCACGACGGTCGTCTGCGGTGACTCGCACACCTCCACGCACGGCGCCTTCGGCGCGCTGGCGTTCGGCATCGGCACCTCGCAGGTCGAGCATGTGCTGGCCACCCAGACGCTGCCGCTGGCCCGCCCCAAGACCATGGCCATCACGGTCGACGGCGAGCTGCCCGACGGCGTCACCGCCAAGGACCTGATCCTGGCGATCATCGCGAAGATCGGCACCGGCGGCGGCCAGGGCTACATCCTGGAGTACCGCGGCTCCGCCATCGAGAAGCTCTCGATGGAGGCCCGGATGACCATCTGCAACATGTCGATCGAGGCCGGCGCCCGCGCGGGCATGATCGCCCCCGACGAGACCACCTTCGCCTACCTCGAGGGCCGCGCCCACGCGCCCGAGGGCGAGGACTGGGACGCCGCGGTCGCGTACTGGAAGACGCTGAAGACGGACGACGACGCCGAGTTCGACGCCGAGGTCGTCATCGACGCCGCCGCGCTGTCGCCGTTCGTCACCTGGGGCACCAACCCCGGTCAGGGCTCGCCGCTCTCGGCGGACGTCCCCGACCCTGCTTCGTACGAAGACGCTTCGGAGCGCCTCGCCGCCGAAAAGGCCCTGGAATACATGGGGTTGGAGGCCGGGCAGGCGCTGCGCTCCATCAAGGTGGACACCGTCTTCGTAGGCTCGTGCACCAACGGCCGCATCGAGGACCTGCGGGCCGCCGCCGCGATCGTCGAGGGCCGCAAAGTCGCCGACGGCGTACGGATGCTGGTCGTCCCGGGCTCCGCGCGGGTCGGTCTGCAGGCCGTCTCCGAGGGCCTGGACCTCGTCTTCAAGGAGGCCGGCGCAGAGTGGCGGCACGCGGGCTGCTCGATGTGTCTGGGCATGAACCCCGACCAGCTGGCCCCGGGCGAGCGCTCCGCCTCCACCTCCAACCGCAACTTCGAAGGCCGGCAGGGCAAGGGCGGTCGTACGCACCTGGTGTCGCCGCAGGTCGCGGCCGCGACGGCCGTCCTGGGCCACCTGGCCTCCCCGGCCGACCTGTCCGACGCCGAGACCCGTACGCCCGCTGGAGTCTGA
- a CDS encoding DUF4188 domain-containing protein — translation MSNAATRTTADAQGDVTVLLIGMRVNHFWAVHQWLPVMLAMFRMLAELKKDPSRGLLSRVLLTASPRTYYVVQYWESKEKLYAYASAPDAFHHRAWAKINRLEKGGKVRGHVGIWHEAYIVPEGRYEAVYGDMPPFGLAAAHGQVPLERRGRYAKDRYAYRSGNQAGDTSGDRAGGEAGKV, via the coding sequence ATGTCTAACGCCGCCACCCGTACCACCGCGGACGCCCAGGGGGACGTGACCGTCCTGCTGATCGGGATGCGCGTCAACCACTTCTGGGCCGTGCACCAATGGCTGCCGGTCATGCTCGCGATGTTCCGCATGCTGGCCGAGCTGAAGAAGGACCCGAGCCGCGGTCTGCTCTCCCGCGTCCTGCTGACGGCCTCCCCACGGACGTACTACGTCGTCCAGTACTGGGAGTCCAAGGAGAAGCTCTACGCGTACGCGAGCGCGCCCGACGCGTTCCACCACCGGGCCTGGGCGAAGATCAACCGCCTGGAGAAGGGCGGGAAGGTGCGCGGGCACGTGGGGATCTGGCACGAGGCGTACATCGTGCCGGAGGGGCGGTACGAGGCGGTCTACGGCGATATGCCGCCGTTCGGACTTGCGGCCGCGCACGGGCAGGTGCCTTTGGAGCGGCGGGGGCGTTACGCGAAGGACCGGTACGCGTACCGGTCGGGGAACCAGGCGGGGGACACGAGCGGGGACCGGGCGGGAGGCGAGGCGGGCAAGGTCTGA
- a CDS encoding HU family DNA-binding protein, whose protein sequence is MNKAQLVEAIADKVGGRQQAADAVDAVLDAIVRATVAGDRVSVTGFGSFEKVDRPARYARNPQTGERVRVKKTSVPRFRAGQGFKDLVSGSKKLPRGGEVAVKKAPKGSLTGGASATVKKAAAKKTTTKAAAARKTTAAAKKTTAAAKKTTATAKKATAKKTATKTTAAAKKTTTAKTAAAKKTTAKKAPAKKATATKAPAKKSTARKTTAKKATTAR, encoded by the coding sequence GTGAACAAGGCGCAGCTCGTAGAAGCGATTGCCGACAAGGTGGGCGGCCGCCAGCAGGCCGCCGACGCCGTCGACGCGGTCCTGGACGCCATCGTCCGCGCGACCGTCGCGGGAGACCGGGTCTCGGTCACCGGCTTCGGTTCGTTCGAGAAGGTCGACCGGCCGGCCCGCTACGCTCGCAACCCCCAGACGGGCGAGCGGGTTCGGGTCAAGAAGACCTCCGTGCCGCGTTTCCGCGCAGGCCAGGGCTTCAAGGACCTGGTGAGCGGCTCGAAGAAGCTCCCGCGGGGCGGCGAGGTCGCGGTCAAGAAGGCCCCCAAGGGCAGCCTGACCGGCGGCGCTTCCGCGACGGTCAAGAAGGCCGCCGCGAAGAAGACCACCACCAAGGCCGCTGCGGCGAGGAAGACGACTGCGGCGGCGAAGAAGACCACCGCGGCCGCGAAGAAGACCACGGCCACCGCCAAGAAGGCGACCGCGAAGAAGACGGCCACCAAGACGACGGCGGCCGCCAAGAAGACCACCACCGCGAAGACGGCCGCGGCCAAGAAGACGACGGCCAAGAAGGCCCCGGCGAAGAAGGCGACGGCCACGAAGGCCCCGGCCAAGAAGTCGACCGCGCGCAAGACCACCGCCAAGAAGGCCACCACCGCCCGCTAG